TTGTCAAGACAAGCAGCCAAAACCATTGATTATCCTTTTGAAAAACATGTTCATGTTTTTCAAAAGCTCGACACTAGGGCCAGAGTTCCATGGTCCAGGTGAGGGGGATGTAGTTCTTGGTGTCCTTGCCGAACCACTTGTCGTAGATCTTCTTGTAGGCGCCGGACTCCCACATTTCCATGAGGGTCAGGTTGATGAAGTCGCGGTACTTGGAGTCGTTCTCGACCACGCCCAGGCCGTAGGGTTCGGGGGAGATGTAGTCGCCCACGATGTCCCAGGCTTCGGGCTTGTCGTCGGCGTACTTGATGCCCACGAGGATGGCTTCGTCGGTGGTGACGGCTTCGACCTTGCCCTGCTTGAGGGCCAGGAAGGCTTCGGGGTAGGTTTCGAAGGAGACGACGGTGGTGGTGGGTTCGGCCTTCTTGACGTTCTGTTCGGAGGTGGAGCCCTTCACGGAGCCGACCTTCTTGCCGGCCAGGTCCTTGACGCTCTTGATGGGTCCGTCTTTCTTCACGAGCAGGCGCTGGCCGGTCATGAAGTAGGTGATGGAGAAGTCGACCTGGCCCTCGCGGTCTTTCTTGTGGGTCATGGTGGCGGCCACGATGTCCACGTCGCCCTGGGTGAGCATGCCGATGCGGGTGGAGGAGGTGACGGGCTTGAGGGCCAGCTTCACGCCCAGCTTGTCGGCGATGTACTGCATGATGTCGATTTCGAAGCCGACGATCTGCTTGGTTTTTTCATCGACGAAGCCGAAAGGCTGCTGGGAGTCTTTGACGCCGGCGGTGAACACGCCCTTGGCCTTGATGTCTTCGAGCTTGCCGGCGAACGCCGGGGCCGCCGCCAGGGTCAGGATCATGAGGGCCACGAGGGCCTTTGCCAAACGCTTCATCGATGCCTCCTCTCGGTTTTGGGTTGCGGCTAGAGGATTTCCTTCAAAAAGGCGCGAGTGCGCTCGTGTCTGGGGTTCTTGAAGAACTCCTGGGGCGGGCCCGCCTCGATGATTTCGCCGCCGTCCATGAAGATGACACGGTCGGCCACTTCGCGGGCGAAGCCCATCTCGTGGGTGACGCAGAGCATGGTCATGCCTTCGCGGGCCAGGTCCTTCATGACGTTGAGCACTTCGTTGATCATCTCGGGGTCGAGGGCGGAGGTGGGCTCGTCGAAGAGCATCACCTTGGGCTTCATGGCCAGGGCGCGGGCGATGGCCACGCGCTGCTGCTGGCCGCCGGAGAGTTCGGCGGGGAATTTGTGGGCCTGGTCGTGGATGCCCACGCGCTCCAGGAGGCTCATGGCCATGGCCTCGGCCTCGGCCTTGTCGGCCTTGCGGACCTTCAGGGGGGCGAGCGTGATGTTCTTGAGCACCGAGAGGTGCGGGTAGAGGTTGAACTGCTGGAAGACGATGCCGATCTCGGCGCGCAGGAGGTTCACGTCCACGGATTTGTCGTGAATGTCCTGGCCGTCGAAAAGGATGGTGCCGCGCTGGTATTCCTCCAGGCGGTTCACGCAGCGGATCAGCGTGGATTTTCCCGACCCGGACGGGCCGCAGATGACCAGCACCTCACCCTGCTCGACGGACTCCTCGATACCCTTGAGCACGTGGAAATCCCCGTACCATTTGTGGACATCCTTGAACTCGATCATGGGCATGAGGCGCGTTCCTCCCTGATAAATCACAATTCTCGCAAGAGCCCAAGGTAACCGGATAGGGGCTTTCGGTCAAGGAACCCCTCGAAATGGTCGGGAATGCCCGCTGGCCGGGGCGCGGGGGCTACGCGGCCGGGGCGTCCAGGGTCGCGGCGACGCGGGCCTCGGGCGAGGCCAGGAGCACGCCGCGCGCCGGGGGGGCGGCCGGGGAGGCCGCGGGGTCATCGCGCCAGTTCTCCCGCAGGTAGCTGGCCACGGCTTCCAGCAGGTCGGCCCCGTCCTCGTGGTCCGGCCTGGCCTGCTCAAGCATTGCGCGCATGCGTTCGTCCAGGTGCAGGGTGAAGCGAAGCTCCGCGCCGCCAGGCAGGGTCACCGAGCAGGGCAGGCGGTGGGGCAGGTCTTCAAGCTCCCGCGGTCCGGCTTCGCCATGGGCCTTCAGCGGGCAGCGCGCGAAGCGAAGGAAGGCCAGCTCCAGGGCGCGGGCCAGGGCCTGGAGCGCCCTGCCCCGGGAGGTCGCGCCGTAGAAGGCCTCCAGGCGTTGCGCCCGCTGGCGCTCGCGGGTCATGTAGCCCTCCAGGATTTCCGAGAAGCGCGCGGGGTCCAGGTGCCCCAGGGCGAGCAGGGCCTCGCCCAGGTGCACCTGGTTGACGCTCTGGCGGAAGAGCAGTTCGTCCATGTGGCACCTGGCCACGTAGCCCAGCGACACGGCCAGGCTGCCGAAACTGCGCCCCGTGCCGCGCTGGCGCGCGAGGATGTCCTCCACCTGGGCGTGGGTGAGCATGCCCGCCTCCACGGCGAAATCGCCCAGGCGGCGGTTGGCCTCGCTCTGATGGGCGCAAGCCTCCTCCACCTGTCGGCGGGTGGCGTGGCCCTGCTCCACAAGGTAATGCCCCAGGAACTGGAAGCTCACGGCGCGCCTCCCTTGCTGCCGGACGGGCCGGGGCCCTGGGCCTCCAGCGACGAATCGGCGATCAGCTCCATGCCCATCTCCACCGGGGGCGCGGGGGAAGCGCCGAGTTTGCGGTCGAGGTATTCCTTGAAGCGCAGGGCCGCGGCGTGGTCGGCCCGTAGCGCGAGCGCCCTCTCCACGAGGCGCAGGGCGGGGCGCGGTCGGCCCTTTTCCAGGAGCGCCCGGGCCATGTTGAGAAGCAGGTGCTCGTCGCGCGGGCTCAGGCGCAGGGCCTTGGCGTAGTGGCCCAGGGCCTGGGCGTGCATGCTGTTCTTGCGCAGCTGGATGCCGAACTCGTTGAACAGGTGTTTGTATTCGGGATCGAAGGCCCCTTCCAGACGGGAAAGCTTGCGGAAGACGACGTGGGCGTTCTGGGTGTCGCCGCGTTCCAGGTAGGTGAGCCCCAGGCCGAAGGAGGCGCGGATGTGGTTCTCGTCCAGGCGCAGGGCGTTCTTGTACTCGAATTCCGAGGTGAAGAGCTGGCCCTGCTCGCGGCAGCGGTCGGCGTCGTCCACCATCCGCTCCACGCGGGCCATGGCGGGCAGGTATTTCTGCAGATAGATGTGGGGCTCGGGCTTGAACTTGGCCAGCAGTTCCTCGCGGGTGACGTTCCGGGGCGCTCCGGCCGGGGTGTAGTTCTGCGAGAGCGGCGTGCAGGTCACCACGCCAGGCTCTTTCTCCTCGGCGTATAGATAGACCACCTGCTGCACGCGGCGTTTCGTGGCCCCGAAGCCCACGGTGGTCGTCGTCTCGGCGGCGAAGACCCCCTGTACGGCCTGGGCGGAGGCTCTGTCCGGCTTTTCGGTCATTCGTACCTACTTGTTATCCAAACCGCGCCGCACTGTCCACGCCGCCGCGCGACATGACGGAATTTGCTGATGACCCCTCGCCGAGCCTGGGCTATGGAACGGCTCCATGAACATGGACCTCGACAAACTGCGCATCGCGCGGGGCCCCTCCGGGAGCGCCCCCGCCGGACGCAGGCGTTTCGGCCGCGCCGCGTGGACGCTCCTTGGACTGGCCCTGGCGGCCGCCGCATGGTTCTTCTGGCCCTCCACCCACGAGGCGGATCTCGTCCAGGCGGGGCTCTACTACCCCACGCGCGCCCTCACCCTGGTGAACGCCACGGGCTACGTGGTGGCGGACCGCAAGGCCTCCGTGGCCTCCAAGGTGACCAGCCGCCTGGTCTGGCTGGGCGTGGAGGAGGGCAGCCGCGTCACGAAGGGGCAGGTGCTGGCGCGCCTGGAGTCCGACGACGTGGAGGCCGCCCTGCGCCAGGCCCAGGCCGACGTGGAGGCCGCCCGCTTCCGCGTGGAGCAGGACCAGGCCGAGCTTGCCGACGCCACCCTGAACCACGGCCGCTTCGCCCGTCTGGAGAAGGGCCGCGTGGTGGCCCGCTCCGAGTACGACCAGGCCCAGGCCCGCCTGCGCAAGGCCCAGGCCGCCCACGAGAACTCACGGCGCGTGCTGGAGGCGCGCCGCGCCGCCCTGGAACTGGCCCGCGCCAACGTGGAATACACCGTGATCCGCGCCCCCTTCGACGCCGTGGTGCTCACCAAGAGCGCCGACGTGGGCGACATCGTCACGCCCATCGGGGCCTCCTCCACCTCCAAGGCCTCGGTGGTGACCATCGCGGACCTGGGCTCGCTCCAGGTGGAGGCCGACGTGTCGGAATCCAACCTCTCCAAGGTGCGCGCGGGGCAGCCCGTGGAGATCATGCTGGACGCCTACGGCGAGGAACGCTTCCCGGGGCGCGTGCACATGATCGTGCCCACGGCCGACAAGACCAAGGCCACCGTGCTCGTGAAGGTGCGCTTCGACGCCCTGGACGAGCGCATCCTGCCCCAGATGAGCGCCAAGGTGGCCTTCCTGGAGCGCAGGCCCGAGCCCGGCGAGACCGCGCCCCGCCTGGCCGTGCCCGCCAAGGCCCTGACGGAACGCGGCGGCGCGCGGGCGGTGTTCGTCCTGCGCGAGGGCCGCGCGCGCCTCACCCCCGTCACCGTGGGAGCGGGCCTGGGCGACATGGCCGAGATCCTTTCCGGCCTGGCCGCCGGGGACAAGGTGGTGCTCTCCCCGCCGGACTCCCTGCGCGACGGCGACGCCCTCAAGACGGCCGGGCAATGAGCCACGCCCCGCTCATCGAGATCCGGGGGCTGTGCAAGGCCTACCGGCGCGGCGGACAGGTGATCCCCGTGCTCGCGGACATCTCCTTCGACATCGCCCGGGGGGAGTTTCTGGCGCTCATGGGGCCTTCGGGCTCGGGCAAGTCCACGCTGCTCAACTGCCTGGCGGGCATCGACCGCATCGACGCGGGCAGCGTCACCGTGGACGGCGTGGACATCGCCCAGCTGGGCGAATCGGACCTGGCGCGCTGGCGCGCGGCCACGGTGGGCTTCATCTTCCAGTTCTACAACCTCATCCCCGTGCTCACGGCCCTGGAGAACGTGGAGCTGCCGCTTCTGCTCACCGGGCTCTCCAGGCGCGAGCGCCGCGAACACGCCCTGGCCGCCCTGGACGCCGTGGGCCTGCCCGATCGCGCCAGCCACCACCCGGCCCACCTCTCGGGCGGCCAGCAGCAGCGCGTGGCCATCGCCCGGGCCATCGTCACCGACCCGGCCGTGATCGTTGCCGACGAGCCCACCGGCGACCTGGACCGCGCCAGCGCCGAAGACATCCTGGCCCTCATGGAGCGGCTGTGCACCGACCTGGGCAAGACCATCATCATGGTCACCCACGACCCGCGCGCCGCCCGTCAGGCCCATGTGCTCCTGCACCTGGACAAGGGGGAGCTCTCCCGTGTTGCTGATCCGGCTGGCCTTTAGGAACGCCTTCCGCCACCGGCTGCGCTCCGCCCTGACCATCCTGGGCGTGATGGTGGCCATCCTGGCCTTCGGGCTTCTGCGCACGGTCATCGACGCCTGGCACGCGGGCGTGGAGGCCAGCTCGGCCAACCGGCTCGTCACGCGCAACGCCGTGTCCCTGGTGTTCACGCTGCCCCTGGCCTACCGCGAGAAGATCCGGGCCATCCCCGGCGTCACCCAGGTCTGCCCGGGCACGTGGTTCGGCGGCATCTACGTGGACGAGAAGAACTTCTTCGCCAACTTCGCCTACGAGCCCGTCTCGCTGCTGGCGCTCTACCCGGAGCTGGTCATCGACGACCCGGCCCGGCGCGACGACTTCCTCAAGGACCGCAAGGGCTGCCTGGTGGGCGCGAAGCTGGCCAAACGTTTCGGCTGGAAGGTGGGCGACGAGATCACCCTGCGCGGCACCATTTACCCGGGCGACTGGCCCATGACCGTGCGCGCCGTCTACCGGGGCGGCCGGGCCAACACCGACGAGTCCCAGCTGTTCATGCACTTCGCCTACGTTGAGGAGTCGTTGCGTCAGAGCGCGCCCTCTCGGGCCGGGCAGGCGGGGTTCTACCTGGTGGGCGTGCAGGAGGCCTCCCGCGCCGCCGAGACCGCCCGGGCCATCGACGCCCAGTTCGCCAACTCCCCGGCCGAGACCCTCACCGAGACGGAAAAGGCCTTCCAGATGGGCTTCGTGGCCATGAGCGAGGCCATCATCCTGGCCATCCGGCTGGTGAGCTACGTGGTGGTGGCCATCATCCTGGCCGTGGCCGCCAACACCATGGCCATGAGCGCCCGCGAGCGCACGGGCGAGTACGCCGTGCTCAAGACCCTGGGCTTCCCGGCGCGCACGGTGGCCCTGCTCATCTTCGGGGAGTCCCTGGTGCTCTCGCTCACGGGGGCGGGGCTGGGGCTGGCGCTCATCCTGCCCTCGGCGCGGGTGTTCGGGCGCTTCATGGAGGACTTCATGCCCGTGTTCGAGGTGTCGCGGCTCACGCTGGTCCAGGGAGGCCTGGCGGGGCTGGCGGTGGGCGTGCTCTCGGGCATCTATCCGGCGTTCTACGCCTCCAGGGTTCGCATCGCCCAGGCCCTGCGCCGGGTGGGATAGGCCGTGGCGGTTCCCCTCAGCTATTCGTGGCGCAACCTGCTCACGCGCCGGGCCACCACGGCCCTCACGGCAGGGGGCATGGCCCTGGTGGTGTTCGTGTTCGCGGCCACGCTCATGCTGGCCGAGGGCCTGCGCCGCACGCTGGTGGCCACGGGCAGCCCGGACAACGTGGTGGTGCTGCGCAAAAGCTCCGAGACGGAGGTGCAGTCCTCCCTGGAGCGCTCCGCCGCCAGCGTGGCGGCCACGCGCCCGGAGATCGCCCAGGACGCCTCCGGGGCGCTGGATGCCGCGCGCGAGGTGGTGGTGCTCTTCGTGATGCCCAAACGCACGGGCAGCTCCTCCAACGTGGTGATCCGGGGCACGGAGCGCGCCTCGCTGGGGCTTCGGCCCCAGGTGCGCCTCGCGCAAGGGCGCCTGCCCCGGCCCGGGTCTACGGAGATCATGGTGGGCGAAAGCGTGCGGGAGAAGTTCGCGGGGGTGGCCCTGGGCCAGAGCCTCTCCTTCGGCCAGCGCTCCTGGACGGTGGTGGGCGTGTTCGACGCGGGCAGCACGGGCTTCGCATCGGAGATCTGGGGCGACGCCGAGCAGCTGATGCAGGCCTTCCGGCGCAACGCCTACTCGGTGGTGGTGGCCCGGCTGCGCGAGCCCGGGCTCTTCGAGTCCTACCGGGCCGCCGTGGAGGGCGACCCCCGTCTCCAGGCCGAGGTGCGCCCGGAGCGCAAGTACTACGAGGACCAGTCCAAGGCGCTCTCCAAGTTCCTCAAGGTGCTTGGTGTGTCGCTCACGGCCATCTTCTCCATCGGGGCCATGCTGGGGGCCATGATCACCATGTTCTCGGCCGTGGCCGGGCGCGTTGGCGAGATCGGGGCCTTGCGGGCGCTGGGGTTCGGCCGCCGGGCCATCCTGCTGGCGTTCCTGGCCGAGGCGGCGCTTCTGGGCGGGCTTGGCGGCGCGGTGGGGCTCTTCTTCGCGGCGTTCCTCTCGTTCCTTTCATTTTCCACCACCAATTTCCAGACCTTCGCGGAGCTGGCGTTCCGGTTCACGCTCACGGGGGAGATCGCGGCGTGGTCCATGGGATTCGCGCTGTTCATGGGGCTTGCCGGGGGGGTGCTTCCGGCGCTTCGCGCCGCGCG
This window of the Fundidesulfovibrio magnetotacticus genome carries:
- a CDS encoding ABC transporter substrate-binding protein encodes the protein MKRLAKALVALMILTLAAAPAFAGKLEDIKAKGVFTAGVKDSQQPFGFVDEKTKQIVGFEIDIMQYIADKLGVKLALKPVTSSTRIGMLTQGDVDIVAATMTHKKDREGQVDFSITYFMTGQRLLVKKDGPIKSVKDLAGKKVGSVKGSTSEQNVKKAEPTTTVVSFETYPEAFLALKQGKVEAVTTDEAILVGIKYADDKPEAWDIVGDYISPEPYGLGVVENDSKYRDFINLTLMEMWESGAYKKIYDKWFGKDTKNYIPLTWTMELWP
- a CDS encoding amino acid ABC transporter ATP-binding protein, with the protein product MPMIEFKDVHKWYGDFHVLKGIEESVEQGEVLVICGPSGSGKSTLIRCVNRLEEYQRGTILFDGQDIHDKSVDVNLLRAEIGIVFQQFNLYPHLSVLKNITLAPLKVRKADKAEAEAMAMSLLERVGIHDQAHKFPAELSGGQQQRVAIARALAMKPKVMLFDEPTSALDPEMINEVLNVMKDLAREGMTMLCVTHEMGFAREVADRVIFMDGGEIIEAGPPQEFFKNPRHERTRAFLKEIL
- a CDS encoding tetratricopeptide repeat protein — encoded protein: MTEKPDRASAQAVQGVFAAETTTTVGFGATKRRVQQVVYLYAEEKEPGVVTCTPLSQNYTPAGAPRNVTREELLAKFKPEPHIYLQKYLPAMARVERMVDDADRCREQGQLFTSEFEYKNALRLDENHIRASFGLGLTYLERGDTQNAHVVFRKLSRLEGAFDPEYKHLFNEFGIQLRKNSMHAQALGHYAKALRLSPRDEHLLLNMARALLEKGRPRPALRLVERALALRADHAAALRFKEYLDRKLGASPAPPVEMGMELIADSSLEAQGPGPSGSKGGAP
- a CDS encoding efflux RND transporter periplasmic adaptor subunit encodes the protein MNMDLDKLRIARGPSGSAPAGRRRFGRAAWTLLGLALAAAAWFFWPSTHEADLVQAGLYYPTRALTLVNATGYVVADRKASVASKVTSRLVWLGVEEGSRVTKGQVLARLESDDVEAALRQAQADVEAARFRVEQDQAELADATLNHGRFARLEKGRVVARSEYDQAQARLRKAQAAHENSRRVLEARRAALELARANVEYTVIRAPFDAVVLTKSADVGDIVTPIGASSTSKASVVTIADLGSLQVEADVSESNLSKVRAGQPVEIMLDAYGEERFPGRVHMIVPTADKTKATVLVKVRFDALDERILPQMSAKVAFLERRPEPGETAPRLAVPAKALTERGGARAVFVLREGRARLTPVTVGAGLGDMAEILSGLAAGDKVVLSPPDSLRDGDALKTAGQ
- a CDS encoding ABC transporter ATP-binding protein, whose protein sequence is MSHAPLIEIRGLCKAYRRGGQVIPVLADISFDIARGEFLALMGPSGSGKSTLLNCLAGIDRIDAGSVTVDGVDIAQLGESDLARWRAATVGFIFQFYNLIPVLTALENVELPLLLTGLSRRERREHALAALDAVGLPDRASHHPAHLSGGQQQRVAIARAIVTDPAVIVADEPTGDLDRASAEDILALMERLCTDLGKTIIMVTHDPRAARQAHVLLHLDKGELSRVADPAGL
- a CDS encoding ABC transporter permease: MLLIRLAFRNAFRHRLRSALTILGVMVAILAFGLLRTVIDAWHAGVEASSANRLVTRNAVSLVFTLPLAYREKIRAIPGVTQVCPGTWFGGIYVDEKNFFANFAYEPVSLLALYPELVIDDPARRDDFLKDRKGCLVGAKLAKRFGWKVGDEITLRGTIYPGDWPMTVRAVYRGGRANTDESQLFMHFAYVEESLRQSAPSRAGQAGFYLVGVQEASRAAETARAIDAQFANSPAETLTETEKAFQMGFVAMSEAIILAIRLVSYVVVAIILAVAANTMAMSARERTGEYAVLKTLGFPARTVALLIFGESLVLSLTGAGLGLALILPSARVFGRFMEDFMPVFEVSRLTLVQGGLAGLAVGVLSGIYPAFYASRVRIAQALRRVG
- a CDS encoding ABC transporter permease; amino-acid sequence: MAVPLSYSWRNLLTRRATTALTAGGMALVVFVFAATLMLAEGLRRTLVATGSPDNVVVLRKSSETEVQSSLERSAASVAATRPEIAQDASGALDAAREVVVLFVMPKRTGSSSNVVIRGTERASLGLRPQVRLAQGRLPRPGSTEIMVGESVREKFAGVALGQSLSFGQRSWTVVGVFDAGSTGFASEIWGDAEQLMQAFRRNAYSVVVARLREPGLFESYRAAVEGDPRLQAEVRPERKYYEDQSKALSKFLKVLGVSLTAIFSIGAMLGAMITMFSAVAGRVGEIGALRALGFGRRAILLAFLAEAALLGGLGGAVGLFFAAFLSFLSFSTTNFQTFAELAFRFTLTGEIAAWSMGFALFMGLAGGVLPALRAARMNIVEALRSG